In Promicromonospora sp. Populi, one genomic interval encodes:
- the coaA gene encoding type I pantothenate kinase — MLQVVSQYPTTDLGEHLRALAPSSPYVDLDRAAWSRLSASTPLPLTDDDVERLRGLGDPIDLAEVDAVYRPLSRLLNLYVQAAGSLHDATSTFLHEDPPRTPYVIGVAGSVAVGKSTTARVLREMLARWPETPRVELITTDGFLYPNAELERRGLMERKGFPESYDRRALIRFLSRIKAGQAEVRAPVYSHVIYDIVPELEMVVRKPDVLIVEGLNVLQPARPSAVDESTVAVSDFFDFSIYVDARTRNIRQWYVDRFLELRRTAFTKPDSYFRRYASLSDQEATDRALKIWESINAPNLERNILPTRGRATLVLTKGSDHAVQRVRLRKL; from the coding sequence ATGCTGCAAGTGGTTTCCCAGTATCCGACGACGGACCTCGGCGAGCACCTGCGCGCCCTCGCCCCGTCCTCGCCCTATGTGGATCTCGACCGTGCGGCCTGGAGCAGGCTCTCGGCCTCCACACCGCTGCCGCTGACCGACGACGACGTCGAGCGCCTGCGCGGTCTCGGTGACCCGATCGACCTGGCCGAGGTCGACGCCGTCTACCGGCCCCTGTCGCGCCTGCTCAACCTCTACGTGCAGGCCGCCGGCAGCCTGCACGACGCGACGTCGACCTTCCTGCACGAGGACCCGCCGCGTACCCCGTACGTGATCGGCGTGGCCGGCTCGGTCGCCGTCGGCAAGTCGACGACGGCGCGGGTCCTGCGCGAGATGCTCGCCCGCTGGCCCGAGACCCCCCGGGTCGAGCTCATCACCACCGACGGTTTCCTCTACCCGAACGCCGAGCTGGAACGGCGGGGGCTGATGGAGCGCAAGGGCTTCCCGGAGTCGTACGACCGGCGCGCGCTGATCCGGTTCCTGTCCCGCATCAAGGCGGGGCAGGCCGAGGTGCGCGCACCCGTGTACTCGCACGTCATCTACGACATCGTGCCCGAGCTGGAGATGGTGGTCCGCAAGCCCGACGTGCTGATCGTCGAGGGCCTCAACGTGCTGCAGCCGGCCCGGCCGTCCGCCGTCGACGAGTCGACCGTCGCGGTGAGCGACTTCTTCGACTTCTCGATCTACGTGGACGCCCGCACCAGGAACATCCGCCAGTGGTACGTGGACCGGTTCCTCGAGCTGCGCCGAACCGCGTTCACCAAGCCGGACTCCTACTTCCGGCGGTACGCGTCGCTCTCCGACCAGGAGGCGACGGACCGGGCCCTGAAGATCTGGGAGTCCATCAACGCGCCCAACCTCGAGCGGAACATCCTGCCCACCCGAGGCCGCGCGACGCTGGTGCTGACCAAGGGCTCGGACCACGCGGTCCAACGGGTCCGCCTCCGCAAGCTCTGA
- the glmS gene encoding glutamine--fructose-6-phosphate transaminase (isomerizing): MCGIVGYTGTAATRANGDASGVTAPSGRPLDVTIEGLRRLEYRGYDSAGVALVAPGLDGVAWAKKSGKLANLIEVLDHNPLPEATAAIGHTRWATHGGPTDVNAHPHLADGDRLAVIHNGIVENFAQLKAELLADGVTFRSETDTEVAAHLVARAYRATGNLTEAMTAAAGRLEGTFTLLAVHADAPETVVGARHDSPLVVGLGEGENFLGSDVAAFIAHTKEALELGQDQVVTITPTSVTVTDFDGKPAEAKRYTVDWDAAAAEKGGFASFMDKEIHDQPQAVADTLLGRTDASGALVLDDLRIDESILRAVNKIIVVACGTAAYSGHVAKYAIEHWCRIPVEVELAHEFRYRDPIVDERTLVVAVTQSGETMDTLMAVRHAREQGAKVISIVNTHGSTIPRESDAVLYTHAGPEIAVASTKAFLAQITAAYVLGLYLAQLRGNKFPDEIAILLDELRAMPAKIQTVIERGEYVRATARSMEKSDKVLFLGRHVGFPVALEGALKLKELAYIHAEGFAAGELKHGPIALIDDGQPVFVVVPSPRGRNSLHSKVVSNIQEIRARGARTLVIAEDGDDEVRKYADEIFWIPQAPTLLQPLLAVVPLQIFAMALATAKGLDVDQPRNLAKSVTVE, translated from the coding sequence ATGTGCGGGATTGTGGGTTACACGGGAACTGCTGCGACTAGGGCGAACGGCGACGCCTCGGGTGTGACCGCGCCGTCGGGCAGGCCCCTCGACGTAACCATCGAGGGGCTGCGGCGCCTCGAGTACCGCGGGTACGACTCGGCCGGCGTCGCGCTCGTCGCGCCCGGGCTGGACGGCGTCGCCTGGGCCAAGAAGTCGGGCAAGCTCGCCAACCTGATCGAGGTCCTCGACCACAACCCCCTGCCTGAGGCGACCGCGGCGATCGGGCACACCCGCTGGGCCACGCACGGCGGCCCCACCGACGTCAACGCCCACCCGCACCTGGCCGACGGCGACCGGCTCGCCGTGATCCACAACGGCATCGTCGAGAACTTCGCCCAGCTCAAGGCCGAGCTGCTGGCCGACGGCGTGACGTTCCGCTCCGAGACCGACACCGAGGTGGCCGCCCACCTCGTGGCCAGGGCGTACCGCGCGACGGGGAACCTGACGGAGGCCATGACGGCGGCCGCCGGCCGCCTGGAGGGCACGTTCACGCTGCTCGCCGTGCACGCCGACGCGCCGGAGACGGTGGTCGGTGCCCGGCACGACTCCCCGCTCGTGGTGGGGCTCGGCGAGGGTGAGAACTTCCTGGGGTCCGACGTCGCGGCGTTCATCGCGCACACCAAGGAGGCCCTCGAGCTGGGCCAGGACCAGGTGGTCACCATCACGCCGACGTCCGTGACCGTGACGGACTTCGACGGCAAGCCCGCCGAGGCCAAGCGCTACACCGTGGACTGGGACGCCGCCGCCGCCGAGAAGGGCGGCTTCGCGTCCTTCATGGACAAGGAGATCCACGACCAGCCGCAGGCCGTCGCGGACACGCTGCTCGGCCGCACGGACGCCTCCGGGGCGTTGGTCCTGGACGACCTGCGCATCGACGAGTCGATCCTGCGCGCCGTGAACAAGATCATCGTGGTCGCCTGCGGCACCGCCGCGTACTCGGGGCACGTGGCGAAGTACGCCATCGAGCACTGGTGCCGCATCCCCGTCGAGGTCGAGCTCGCGCACGAGTTCCGCTACCGCGACCCGATCGTCGACGAGCGCACCCTGGTGGTCGCCGTCACGCAGTCCGGCGAGACCATGGACACCCTGATGGCCGTGCGGCACGCCCGCGAGCAGGGTGCCAAGGTGATCTCGATAGTCAACACCCACGGCTCCACGATCCCGCGCGAGTCCGACGCCGTGCTGTACACGCACGCGGGCCCCGAGATCGCCGTCGCCTCCACCAAGGCGTTCCTCGCGCAGATCACCGCCGCCTACGTGCTGGGCCTGTACCTGGCGCAGCTGCGCGGCAACAAGTTCCCCGACGAGATCGCGATACTGCTCGACGAGCTGCGCGCCATGCCGGCCAAGATCCAGACCGTCATCGAGCGCGGCGAGTACGTGCGCGCGACCGCCCGGTCCATGGAGAAGTCGGACAAGGTGCTGTTCCTCGGCCGGCACGTCGGGTTCCCGGTGGCCCTGGAGGGCGCGCTCAAGCTCAAGGAGCTCGCGTACATCCACGCGGAGGGGTTCGCCGCCGGCGAGCTCAAGCACGGGCCGATCGCCCTGATCGACGATGGCCAGCCCGTTTTTGTGGTGGTGCCGTCGCCGCGCGGGCGCAACTCCCTGCACTCCAAGGTCGTCTCCAACATCCAAGAGATCCGCGCTCGCGGCGCGCGCACCCTCGTGATCGCCGAGGACGGCGACGACGAGGTGCGCAAGTACGCCGACGAGATCTTCTGGATCCCGCAGGCACCCACGCTGCTCCAGCCGCTGCTCGCCGTCGTGCCGCTGCAGATCTTCGCGATGGCGCTCGCGACCGCGAAGGGTCTGGACGTGGACCAGCCGCGTAACCTCGCCAAGTCGGTGACGGTGGAGTAG
- a CDS encoding holo-ACP synthase, giving the protein MIIGTGIDVVDVARFMETLDRTPRLREKLFTEAERELPPASLAARFAAKEAIAKSLGAPGNLQWHDVTVHRTVGGPPRIDASGTVAARAAELGVRTWHITISHDAGIASAMVIAEG; this is encoded by the coding sequence ATGATCATCGGGACGGGCATCGACGTGGTCGACGTGGCCCGGTTCATGGAGACCCTCGACCGCACGCCCCGGCTGCGCGAGAAGCTGTTCACGGAGGCCGAGCGCGAGCTGCCGCCGGCCTCCCTCGCCGCGCGGTTCGCGGCGAAGGAGGCCATCGCGAAGTCGCTGGGCGCCCCCGGGAACCTCCAGTGGCACGACGTCACGGTGCACCGCACGGTGGGCGGCCCGCCCCGGATCGACGCGAGCGGCACCGTGGCCGCCCGCGCCGCCGAGCTCGGTGTGCGCACCTGGCACATCACGATCTCCCACGACGCGGGGATCGCCTCCGCGATGGTGATCGCGGAGGGCTGA
- a CDS encoding bifunctional ADP-dependent NAD(P)H-hydrate dehydratase/NAD(P)H-hydrate epimerase — translation MKDAWSSDEVRKAEEPLIAAGEPLMARAAYALAQAVLRDVAARPPAGRAAAHGSARASGVRLHGSLGSDGLPGTARIRPARAGATRGDVRGAHALLLVGPGNNGGDTLFAGAHLLRRGMKATAVLASSRAHEEGLAAFRAAGGEVVTLADVRVPAVVRAALEVDVLLDGLIGVGARGALRAPAGGLVRTLAEARETAGSRWPWTVAVDIPSGIGVDDGAVPGPVLRADRTVTFGALKAGLLLPPAAHLAGKIELVDVGFPMGAGATGSGADNRAGAAQRAGFGRHALGSTDPASARVQAIEPADVAALWPAPGPTDHKYTRGVVGVIAGTSTYPGAAVLATSGAVLSGAGMVRYLGPEAVGTRVLLARPEVVVAGGRVQAWVLGPGVPAIEPEDESDDDGQARRIFGALAAVTGVLSEDVTGGRMPAVIDAGALTMLEHRLPAWAVLTPHAGELAELLQSLGHDVDRAAVEAKPLHWTRTAHQVTGATVLLKGAITVVAGPGGTYAQADAPPWTATAGAGDVLGGILGTLLAARSAEVVEDETLAARLAAVAALVHGRAAARASAGGPVAALQIAQAVPAVVAELLGG, via the coding sequence GTGAAAGACGCATGGAGCTCCGACGAGGTGCGGAAGGCCGAAGAGCCGCTGATCGCTGCCGGTGAGCCGCTGATGGCAAGAGCGGCCTACGCGCTGGCGCAGGCGGTGCTTCGGGACGTGGCGGCCCGCCCGCCCGCCGGGCGCGCCGCGGCGCACGGATCCGCCCGCGCGAGCGGCGTCCGCCTGCACGGCAGCCTCGGTTCCGACGGGCTGCCCGGGACCGCCCGGATCCGGCCCGCTCGCGCGGGCGCCACCCGTGGCGACGTACGGGGCGCGCACGCCCTGCTGCTCGTCGGCCCCGGCAACAACGGCGGCGACACCCTGTTCGCCGGCGCGCACCTCCTGCGCCGCGGCATGAAGGCCACCGCCGTGCTCGCCTCCTCTCGTGCGCACGAGGAGGGCCTCGCCGCGTTCCGGGCCGCCGGCGGAGAGGTAGTGACGCTCGCCGACGTCCGGGTCCCGGCAGTGGTCCGGGCCGCCCTGGAGGTCGACGTCCTGCTGGACGGCCTGATCGGTGTCGGGGCACGCGGCGCCCTGCGGGCGCCCGCGGGCGGGCTGGTACGCACGCTCGCGGAGGCCCGCGAGACGGCGGGGTCGCGGTGGCCCTGGACGGTCGCCGTCGACATCCCGAGCGGCATCGGCGTCGACGACGGCGCGGTGCCCGGTCCCGTGCTGCGCGCCGACCGCACCGTGACGTTCGGCGCGCTCAAAGCCGGCCTGCTGCTCCCGCCCGCGGCACACCTCGCCGGCAAGATCGAGCTGGTCGACGTCGGCTTCCCCATGGGGGCGGGCGCCACGGGATCGGGGGCCGACAACCGGGCCGGCGCGGCACAGCGCGCCGGGTTCGGCAGGCACGCGCTGGGCAGCACCGACCCGGCATCGGCCCGGGTGCAGGCCATCGAGCCCGCCGACGTGGCCGCCCTGTGGCCCGCTCCGGGCCCTACGGACCACAAGTACACGCGCGGCGTGGTCGGCGTCATCGCCGGGACGAGCACCTACCCGGGCGCGGCAGTGCTCGCGACGTCAGGCGCCGTGCTGTCCGGCGCCGGCATGGTGCGCTACCTCGGGCCCGAGGCGGTCGGCACCCGCGTGCTGCTGGCCCGCCCCGAGGTAGTGGTGGCGGGCGGCCGGGTGCAGGCCTGGGTCCTCGGGCCCGGTGTCCCCGCGATCGAGCCCGAGGACGAGTCCGACGACGACGGCCAGGCCCGCCGGATCTTCGGGGCGCTCGCGGCCGTGACCGGGGTGCTGTCCGAGGACGTGACCGGCGGCAGGATGCCCGCGGTCATCGACGCGGGCGCGCTCACGATGCTGGAGCACCGGCTCCCGGCATGGGCGGTGCTGACCCCACACGCCGGCGAGCTGGCGGAGCTGCTGCAGAGCCTCGGGCACGACGTCGACCGGGCGGCGGTCGAGGCGAAGCCGCTGCACTGGACGCGCACGGCGCACCAGGTGACCGGAGCGACCGTGCTGCTCAAGGGTGCGATCACCGTGGTGGCCGGCCCCGGTGGCACCTACGCGCAGGCCGACGCGCCGCCCTGGACCGCCACCGCCGGCGCGGGTGACGTGCTCGGTGGCATCCTGGGGACGCTGCTCGCGGCCCGCTCCGCCGAGGTCGTCGAGGACGAGACGCTCGCTGCTCGCCTCGCGGCGGTCGCGGCGCTCGTGCACGGGCGGGCGGCGGCGCGGGCATCGGCAGGCGGGCCGGTGGCGGCGCTGCAGATTGCCCAGGCGGTCCCCGCGGTGGTCGCCGAGCTGCTGGGCGGCTGA
- the glmM gene encoding phosphoglucosamine mutase, with translation MSRLFGTDGVRGLANRDITAELALELGAAAARVLTAQGELLGPRPRAVVGRDTRASGEFLAGAVSAGLASAGVDVVVLNVLPTPALAYLVTELEADLGVMVSASHNPMPDNGIKFFARGGLKLDDAVEDAIQASLGDDWERPTGAAVGRIRMDGQAASERYVRHLTDSVGTTPDHRPLEGLRIALDCANGAASEVGPQALRAAGADVVVMNASPDGRNINEKCGSNHPEQLQAVVVASEADFGVAFDGDADRCLAVDHTGAIVDGDQILGILATALKEEGRLPGDTLVVTVMSNLGLILAMRERGITTVQTAVGDRYVLGEMRAHGFGLGGEQSGHIILADHATTGDGVLSALHLAARVKASGKRLADLAGEIERLPQTLVNVRGVDKSRAGTDEGVQAAVADATARLGDTGRVLLRQSGTEPLVRVMVEAPAQDEADKVAEDLAAVVRERLAL, from the coding sequence ATGAGCAGGCTGTTCGGCACCGACGGAGTTCGGGGCCTTGCCAACAGGGACATCACGGCGGAGCTGGCACTGGAGCTGGGCGCAGCCGCCGCGCGGGTGCTGACCGCGCAGGGCGAGCTGCTGGGCCCGCGACCGCGGGCCGTCGTCGGGCGGGACACGCGTGCTTCGGGCGAGTTCCTCGCGGGCGCCGTCTCCGCGGGCCTCGCGTCCGCGGGCGTCGACGTGGTGGTGCTCAACGTGCTGCCCACGCCCGCGCTCGCGTATCTCGTCACCGAGCTGGAGGCCGACCTCGGTGTCATGGTCTCCGCCTCGCACAACCCCATGCCGGACAACGGCATCAAGTTCTTCGCCCGCGGTGGGCTCAAGCTCGACGACGCCGTCGAGGATGCTATCCAGGCCTCGCTCGGCGACGACTGGGAGCGCCCGACGGGCGCCGCCGTCGGCCGCATCCGGATGGACGGCCAGGCGGCCTCCGAGCGCTACGTGCGGCACCTGACCGACAGCGTCGGCACCACCCCGGACCACCGGCCGCTGGAGGGCCTGCGCATCGCGCTCGACTGCGCCAACGGCGCCGCCAGCGAGGTGGGCCCGCAGGCGCTGCGCGCCGCAGGCGCCGACGTCGTCGTGATGAATGCGAGCCCGGACGGCCGGAACATCAACGAGAAGTGCGGCTCCAACCACCCGGAGCAGCTCCAGGCGGTTGTCGTGGCGTCCGAGGCGGACTTCGGTGTCGCGTTCGACGGCGACGCCGACCGCTGCCTCGCCGTCGACCACACGGGCGCCATCGTGGACGGCGACCAGATCCTCGGGATCCTCGCCACCGCGCTCAAGGAGGAGGGCCGCCTGCCTGGCGACACCCTCGTCGTGACGGTGATGAGCAACCTCGGCCTGATCCTCGCCATGCGGGAGCGCGGGATCACGACCGTGCAGACCGCCGTCGGCGACCGCTACGTGCTGGGCGAGATGCGCGCCCACGGCTTCGGCCTGGGCGGCGAGCAGTCCGGCCACATCATCCTGGCCGACCACGCCACGACGGGTGACGGCGTCCTGTCGGCGCTGCACCTCGCCGCGCGGGTCAAGGCGTCGGGCAAGCGGCTCGCCGACCTCGCGGGCGAGATCGAGCGGCTGCCGCAGACCCTCGTCAACGTGCGGGGTGTGGACAAGTCCCGGGCGGGTACCGACGAGGGCGTGCAGGCGGCCGTGGCCGACGCCACGGCGCGTCTGGGGGACACCGGGCGGGTGCTGCTGCGCCAGTCCGGTACGGAGCCGCTCGTGCGGGTCATGGTCGAGGCCCCGGCGCAGGACGAGGCGGACAAGGTGGCCGAGGACCTGGCCGCCGTCGTGCGGGAGCGACTGGCGCTGTAG
- a CDS encoding LLM class F420-dependent oxidoreductase, producing MRFGLFIPQGWRLDLVDIAPADQWASMLSLVHRAENQAAGEAIPGGEFAWTSAWVYDHFHTVPEPTTEATHEAWSLMAAFAAATQRIRLGQMCTCMAYREPTYLAKVASTIDTISGGRIEMGIGAGWYEHEWRAYGYGFPSAGERLRALDEGVQIMANMWRTGSSGTFEGKRYQVDGALCYPQPLQQLPVGDGGADVPSIPLWIAGGGEKKTLRIAAQHAQYTNFAGAPEEFAHKSSVLEAHCKDIGRDFGEITRSANYSVVIGENEAAVAERLAWIEAHLRRWAPEKADQEISNWRSGFLVGTPEQIVERLQGMRARGLEYAITYFQEAAYDQSGIELFEKQVIPELQ from the coding sequence ATGCGATTCGGACTCTTCATCCCGCAGGGCTGGCGCCTCGACCTGGTCGACATCGCGCCCGCCGACCAGTGGGCTTCCATGCTTTCCCTTGTTCACCGCGCGGAGAACCAGGCGGCAGGCGAGGCCATCCCAGGCGGGGAGTTTGCGTGGACCTCAGCCTGGGTCTACGACCACTTCCACACCGTCCCGGAGCCGACCACCGAGGCCACCCACGAGGCCTGGTCCCTGATGGCCGCCTTCGCGGCGGCCACCCAGCGCATCCGCCTGGGCCAGATGTGCACCTGCATGGCGTACCGCGAGCCCACCTACCTCGCCAAGGTCGCGTCGACCATCGACACGATCTCCGGCGGCCGCATCGAGATGGGCATCGGCGCCGGCTGGTACGAGCACGAGTGGCGTGCCTACGGCTACGGCTTCCCGTCCGCGGGCGAGCGCCTGCGCGCGCTCGACGAGGGTGTGCAGATCATGGCGAACATGTGGCGCACCGGGTCCTCGGGCACGTTCGAGGGCAAGCGCTACCAGGTCGACGGCGCGCTCTGCTACCCGCAGCCGTTGCAGCAGCTCCCGGTGGGCGACGGCGGCGCCGACGTGCCGTCCATCCCGCTGTGGATCGCCGGCGGCGGCGAGAAGAAGACGCTGCGGATTGCCGCGCAGCACGCCCAGTACACGAACTTCGCCGGCGCGCCGGAGGAGTTCGCACACAAGTCGAGCGTGCTGGAGGCGCACTGCAAGGACATCGGCCGGGACTTCGGTGAGATCACCCGGTCGGCCAACTACTCGGTGGTGATCGGCGAGAACGAGGCCGCCGTCGCCGAGCGCCTGGCCTGGATCGAGGCGCACCTGCGCAGGTGGGCCCCCGAGAAGGCCGACCAGGAGATCAGCAACTGGCGCAGTGGGTTCCTGGTGGGTACACCCGAGCAGATCGTGGAGCGGCTGCAGGGGATGCGAGCTCGCGGCCTGGAGTACGCGATCACGTACTTCCAGGAGGCGGCCTACGACCAGTCGGGCATCGAGCTCTTCGAGAAGCAGGTCATCCCAGAGCTCCAGTAG
- a CDS encoding LuxR C-terminal-related transcriptional regulator: MVHGRDRELRVIGHFATDLDPTVLVVRGLSGIGKTTTILHALKQVGAGPSAVRVVRPCSPRPSAHDLDNSRRIDLSAWSVPDRPEHDADFDAAGFLRAVSVWAGDGGAARGPREVPQRSEDTSWGRGGGAGPRVLFVDDVGVLTAERARWLQRLADEAYGQDWRVIAAVRSIAVESLSDDVEVLELAPLDRMSLRRVLDLELSAPVAADVVENLRWWSAGNPRIALELAGSLTAAELGGDASWTGPETVGSAARRAYRAMLAGLDPATMTALAATPLGSTTTARRDGRSTVRHPLLALLCREVRGADGQADGREPQAHDRDPIGPAAAARILDGLHLDELPDRTWALVAATPDPRLAARAVGVSMLTGRVWVDHLGGPLVPDGVGQDWTDHLWWRDPGAVGDDARAAGARVAEALLRLEDTGDLPDADPFRADLRLIGQTPGQDWVGVETQVRALLLLGDVVGARSLLADHSGESSGRTVAEIVARDLAAARIAAFDGRAVDVRAHLAHAAELRPSVDGWLPARGMRASADAVVDGTVPASTMPAQAGSWSARALGEYAADLGAAHLVVGQAEGAVALLTIALEHCAWPYRGRVQVRCDLVEAALASTPSGQVGPRAERLLEPAVAPEERVAGDVAAAHSRLGALLADDGVPSAAFEAALHTPSAPMSPWQRVRMLVAYGRYAVTRGSDATGHTILDEARTLVRLAGMTGWLRGIDVFLAETGTEGETVPEWEVLGRPEREMVRLAVHGATNSQIAQATFVSERTVVNRLRQAYTTLGIRDRRDLVRLAETRPPAWLAGG, encoded by the coding sequence GTGGTCCACGGGCGTGATCGAGAGCTCCGGGTCATCGGGCATTTCGCGACAGACCTGGACCCGACGGTCCTGGTTGTGCGCGGCCTGAGCGGGATCGGCAAGACCACGACTATCCTCCACGCGCTGAAGCAGGTGGGCGCGGGACCGTCGGCGGTCCGCGTGGTGCGGCCCTGCTCACCCCGGCCCTCGGCACACGACCTGGACAACAGCCGGCGCATCGACCTGTCTGCCTGGTCCGTACCGGACCGTCCCGAGCACGACGCTGACTTCGACGCGGCGGGGTTCCTGCGCGCGGTCTCGGTCTGGGCCGGCGACGGCGGAGCCGCCCGGGGTCCCCGCGAAGTACCGCAGCGCAGCGAGGACACTTCGTGGGGTAGGGGCGGCGGGGCCGGGCCCCGCGTCCTGTTCGTCGACGACGTCGGGGTGCTGACCGCGGAACGTGCGCGCTGGCTCCAGCGCCTGGCGGACGAGGCGTACGGCCAGGACTGGCGTGTCATCGCCGCCGTGCGGAGCATCGCCGTCGAGTCGCTGTCCGACGACGTCGAGGTGCTCGAGCTCGCCCCGCTCGACCGGATGTCCCTGCGGCGGGTGCTCGACCTGGAGCTGAGCGCCCCGGTGGCGGCCGACGTCGTGGAGAACCTGCGCTGGTGGAGCGCCGGCAACCCCCGGATCGCACTGGAGCTCGCGGGGTCGCTGACCGCCGCCGAGCTCGGCGGGGACGCCTCCTGGACCGGGCCCGAGACCGTCGGCTCGGCGGCCCGGCGCGCCTACCGCGCGATGCTGGCCGGGCTCGACCCGGCCACGATGACCGCGCTCGCGGCGACGCCGTTGGGCAGCACCACGACGGCCCGCCGGGACGGGCGCTCGACCGTGCGGCACCCGCTGCTGGCCCTGCTGTGCCGAGAGGTGCGCGGAGCCGACGGCCAAGCGGACGGCCGCGAGCCCCAGGCCCACGACCGGGACCCGATTGGGCCGGCCGCAGCGGCGCGGATTCTTGACGGGCTGCACCTGGACGAGCTGCCCGACCGCACCTGGGCGCTGGTAGCCGCGACTCCCGACCCGCGCCTGGCGGCGCGCGCCGTCGGTGTGTCCATGCTGACCGGTCGCGTGTGGGTGGACCATCTGGGTGGCCCGCTGGTGCCGGACGGTGTGGGCCAGGACTGGACCGACCACCTGTGGTGGCGGGACCCCGGCGCCGTCGGCGACGACGCCCGCGCTGCGGGCGCGCGCGTAGCGGAGGCGCTCCTGCGCCTCGAGGACACCGGCGACCTGCCGGACGCCGACCCGTTCCGGGCGGACCTGCGCCTGATCGGGCAGACCCCTGGCCAGGACTGGGTGGGCGTCGAGACCCAGGTGCGCGCACTGCTCCTGCTTGGCGACGTGGTCGGGGCGCGCAGCCTGCTGGCGGACCACTCCGGCGAGTCGTCGGGGCGGACCGTGGCGGAGATCGTGGCCCGGGACCTCGCGGCGGCCCGCATTGCCGCCTTCGACGGGCGGGCCGTCGACGTCCGTGCGCATCTCGCGCACGCGGCGGAGCTGCGGCCCTCGGTCGACGGATGGCTCCCGGCACGCGGGATGCGTGCCTCGGCGGACGCCGTCGTCGACGGGACCGTCCCGGCGAGCACCATGCCGGCGCAGGCGGGCAGCTGGTCGGCGCGGGCGCTCGGCGAGTACGCCGCGGACCTGGGAGCGGCGCACCTCGTCGTCGGGCAGGCCGAAGGGGCCGTGGCACTGCTCACCATCGCGCTGGAGCACTGCGCCTGGCCGTACCGCGGGCGCGTGCAGGTGCGCTGCGACCTTGTCGAGGCCGCCCTGGCGTCAACGCCGTCCGGCCAGGTCGGGCCACGGGCCGAGCGGCTGCTCGAACCCGCGGTCGCACCGGAGGAACGGGTCGCTGGGGACGTCGCTGCCGCCCACTCCAGGCTCGGCGCGCTCCTGGCCGACGACGGAGTGCCGTCGGCCGCCTTCGAGGCCGCGCTGCACACGCCGTCGGCCCCCATGTCGCCCTGGCAACGGGTGCGCATGCTGGTGGCGTACGGCAGGTATGCAGTGACCCGCGGCAGTGACGCGACGGGGCACACGATCCTCGACGAGGCCCGGACGCTGGTGCGGCTGGCCGGGATGACCGGGTGGCTGCGCGGCATCGACGTGTTCCTCGCCGAGACGGGCACGGAGGGTGAGACCGTCCCCGAGTGGGAGGTGCTCGGCAGGCCCGAGCGGGAGATGGTGCGGCTCGCGGTGCACGGCGCCACGAACTCGCAGATCGCCCAGGCGACGTTCGTTTCCGAGCGGACCGTCGTGAACCGGCTGCGTCAGGCGTACACGACGCTCGGTATCCGCGACCGGAGAGATCTGGTCCGCCTGGCCGAGACCCGTCCGCCCGCCTGGCTCGCGGGCGGCTGA
- a CDS encoding DedA family protein codes for MLELISAVLNATEAWILAMASSPWIYPAMFAFATIDGFFPPLPSESVVITLAVSAHTTGTPWMWLVLVTAAAGAWVGDQIAYQIGKMIGTDRVPFLRSHRGRRAVAWAERALARRGASFILAARYIPIGRVAVNMTAGAVGYPRRRFMVIAAIAAVMWAFYSAGIGLVAAQWLGHDPLLAIVIGVVMGVIMGFVVDLVVGWFSRKPAEEEPAPTAEVEPPRVTVPPSDD; via the coding sequence GTGCTCGAACTCATCTCCGCTGTCCTGAACGCCACGGAGGCATGGATCCTCGCGATGGCGTCCTCGCCGTGGATCTACCCGGCGATGTTCGCGTTCGCGACCATCGACGGCTTCTTCCCGCCCCTGCCCAGCGAGTCCGTGGTCATCACCCTTGCGGTCTCCGCGCACACCACGGGTACACCCTGGATGTGGCTCGTGCTGGTGACGGCGGCGGCAGGCGCGTGGGTGGGGGACCAGATCGCGTACCAGATCGGGAAGATGATCGGCACCGACCGCGTGCCGTTCCTGCGGTCGCACCGCGGACGCCGGGCCGTGGCCTGGGCGGAGCGGGCGCTCGCCCGCCGCGGGGCCTCGTTCATCCTGGCGGCGCGCTACATCCCGATCGGCCGCGTGGCCGTGAACATGACGGCGGGCGCGGTCGGCTACCCGCGCCGTCGGTTCATGGTGATCGCTGCCATCGCCGCGGTCATGTGGGCGTTCTACTCGGCGGGGATCGGCCTGGTCGCGGCGCAGTGGCTCGGCCACGACCCGCTGCTGGCGATAGTCATCGGTGTGGTGATGGGTGTCATCATGGGCTTCGTCGTGGACCTGGTCGTGGGCTGGTTCTCGCGCAAGCCCGCCGAGGAGGAGCCTGCGCCGACCGCCGAGGTCGAACCGCCGAGGGTGACCGTACCGCCGTCCGACGACTGA